The DNA region TTACGGTGACCTTTCCGACTCAGAGCAAATCTCGAATATAATCTATAACACAAAGCCGGACGAAGTTTACCATCTTGGGGCGCAGAGTCATGTTCGAGTAAGTTTTGATATACCAGAATACACGGGAAATGTCACAGCTGTGGGCACTACTAGGATCTTGGAGGCAATAAAAAGAAGCGGAAATAGCATCAAACTATACCAAGCATCAAGCAGCGAAATGTTTGGCGACTCTCCACCCCCTCAGAACGAAGAAACGCCCTTCAAACCGAGGAGTCCCTATGCAATTGCTAAGCTGTATGCTTACTGGATGACAGCGAATTATAGAGAAGGTCACAAACTGTTTGCATGCAATGGAGTCCTGTTTAACCATGAGTCACCCAGAAGGGGCGAGACTTTCGTCACCAGAAAGATAACAAGAGCGATAGCAAACATTCTGGCACGGAGGCAGAAAATTCTCTACTTGGGCAATTTAGAGGCGAAACGCGATTGGGGATACGCACCAGAGTATGTTGAGACAATGTGGAAGATTCTTCAGCTTGATAAGCCTCAGGATTTCGTGGTAGGAACAGGCGAGGCACATTCTGTGAGAGAGTTCGCTGAAAAAGCCTTCGCATACGCGGGTCTTGACTATGAAAAACACGTGGAAATCGATCCAAGATATTTCAGGCCTACAGAAACTGAGGAGTTGCTAGCCGACCCTAAGAAGGCCCGAGAGAAGCTAGATTGGAAACCAAAGATCAAGTTTGACAACTTGACGAAGATAATGGTCGACGCTGACATGCGAAAGGTTGGCTTGGAGCCTCATGGAGAAGGAGACAGAGTTCTCGAAAGAATCTTTTCAAACAGATGGTGGAAGGTAGATTAGATTGGAATTTTGGTCTAACAAGAACATACTTGTCACAGGCGGAGCTGGGTTCCTAGGATCGTTCATAGTGGAGAAGTTGATAAGGGAGAGAAACGTGACTCCACAGCGGATTCGAGTGCCCCGAAGCAAGCACGTGGACTTGAGAAAATGGGAAAACTGCATGAAAGCAGTTGACGGTATGGATATTGTCATTCATTTAGCAGCTCGGGTAGGCGGCATCGGATTCAACAAGAAATACCCTGCCACCCTCTTCTTCGACAATGCAATGATTGGGATTCAACTAATGGAGGCCGCTAGGCAAGCAGGAGTGAAGAAGTTTGTGGCGAACGGAACTGTGTGCGCATATCCAAAGTACACTCCAATTCCATTTCGAGAGGAAAACTTGTGGGGCGGCTATCCCGAAGAGACAAACGCCCCCTACGGAATTGCCAAAAAGATTCTGCTAGTTCAAGCTCAAGCTTACAGAGAACAATATGGCTTCAATGCTATCTATCTTTTGCCAGTCAACCTGTATGGACCCAAAGACAGTTTTGATCCTGAACGTTCCCACGTGATTCCAGCATTGATAAAGAAGATGGTTGACGCAATAGGGCAAGGAAAAGAGGAAATAGTTGTCTGGGGAACGGGCAAGGCGTCCAGAGAGTTCCTATACGTGGAAGATGCAGCTGAGGGAATACTTCTAGCAACTGAGAAATACAACAAGCCCGATCCTGTGAATCTGGGTTCAGGCAAAGAAATCACAATTAAACAGCTTGTAAGTCTAATAGCTGAGCTTACTGGCTACACTGGAAAGATTACGTGGGATACCTCAAAACCTGACGGACAACCGCGCAGGTCACTTGAAACAAGCAAAGCGAGAGAAGAATTCGGATTTGAGGCAAAAACTGACTTCAAAGAAGGGCTTAGAAGAACAATTGAATGGTACAAAAGCATACACACGCATTCACCGTTCCCGCACGCTCATGATGAGAGCATGATGAAAAAACACACCTGACGAATGTGCGATCAAGTGGACTGATCAAGGAAACAATCAGATCTCAAGGGCAGAACGAGTACTCAATAAGCTACAATATCAATGGGTAGATTTCTTTTGTTACGTATTCTGTGTATTTGTTTTTGTCTGTTAGGTTGAAGACTGTGACTGATGCGTCTCTGGTTATGCCTACAACGTAGCCGTATTCTCTAGCCCGTGCCACAATATACCATAGGTTGCCGTGTTTACTGTACTCATCAAACAACGACGTGCCCACCAAATCTGGGCCATAAAGCGACAACTTCTCCACATTCGGAATATCCACATTATCGAAGAACGTGATCTTCGTATCCTCAGGATTCCTAGTGTGAAAACCCTTAATCGTCTCAGGCGAAATCCGAGCCTGAACCACACCTCCCACCTTCTCAAAAACAATGTCACTAAGCTTATTAGCAATGAAGTTGGCAACCCGCTTCTTCTCAACCACGGTTAACATTATCTGCTTCTTGAACTGACTGAAACTGAACATGGCTTCAACCGTTTTGGGCAACGGCACAACCTTACCCCTATGAAACACATGAAGCACAAAATCATGAGAATAAACGCCCACAACATTGCCCTCCTTGGCTACGAGATTCATCACTTCAGTCACCAAAGTGAACTTGTAATCGCTCTCCACAAAATCCTCCTCCACGCGGAAACCCTTCAACCTAGACGCAATGTCCGCCAACGACGCTGACTCAGCAACTTTGAACACTTTGCCAGCCACAACCACGACAAATCCCTCATGAAACGCAGTTTCACACGCTCCTCACTCTACATCCCAAGATGCACATAAACCTTACACGCACTCACCACCCCACAACTCAGACAAAGAAGTAGTAGTCAACAAACACGCGGCGCAGACTACTACTTCTGAACACAGCCACCTCGGTATTATTACTGATTCTAAGCCGAAGTTAATAACATCTGAAAAAGAAACCGCCACAACATGCCGGGCGTTGATGTCACTAGGAACAGTCTTACGACGATGTCCACACAGCCTTCAGCAGCTAAACGCACCCGCAACATGGTAGAAGAAGGCATAAGGGGCTTACCTCCTTCTTCTTCTGAAATTCGTTTTCCCGCAGAGCAACCTATCAACATACGCAAACGTCACGCTAACCAACATTAAACGTCACGCAAACCAACATTGAAAGCCACGCTAAAACACCAGCCAACAGCCCCAGACACACCAATCAGAACAAACAACAGAACCCAAAACACAAACAGAAAAGCCCAACTTTCACCACAAAAAAAATTTTCTGCACCTATACTAACCCCAAGAACCCAGCCACAGCCCCTAATCGACAAATCTTATATGCACACATCAACAAAAACAGCTTCCCTCAAAACAAAAAAAAGGAATGAAAACAACATGATAGATTTCAGCTACACCGAAGAACAACAACTCTTCCGCAAAGCAGTCCACGAATGGAGCATGAAACACCTCAACCTCGAAGCAGTCAGAAAAATGGACAAAACCGGACAAATGCCACAAGGCCTAGTCAAAGAAATGGCCGACCTAGGCCTACTCATAATGACCGCGCCTGAGGAACACGGAGGCACAGGCGCCGACTGGATCACAACCTGCATCGCAGCCGAAGAACTAGGCTACGCAGACATAAGCTGCGCCATACCCGTATTCTGGCTAGTACAATCAAGCTGGGGCTACGTAGTCGACAAATACGCCTCAGAAGACGTTAGAAACGCAGTAATCAGACCCGCCATCAAAGGAGACGCATTCATAGGCATAGCCACAACAGAATCCGGCGGAGGCTCAGACGTAGCCGGCTTCAAATCCGTAGCCAAAAAAGACGGCGACAACTGGATAATCAACGGCGAAAAAATGTACATCAGCGGCACCGAAGAAGTCCAAAAACTCGGCGGCGGCTACTGGATAACCGCCCGAACCTCACCCGCACCACCAGGAGCACCACACAAAGGCTTAACAGGATTCTACATACCAATCAACGCGCCCGGCGTAGAGGTCACCAAACGCTTCGACGACGTAGGCAGAATGGGCATCTCAACTGGTGGCTTCAGCATGAAAAACGTCAAAATCCCAGACACCTACCGACTGAGCAAAGAGGACGAAGGATTCTACCCCACAATGGAAGGATTCGACCTCGCACGAATACTCATCGGCGCCGTATGCGTAGGCGTCGCCCAGAGAGTTCTGGAAATCGGCATGGACTACATCAAACAACGCAAAGCATTCGGAAGCCCCATAGGCAAATTCGAAGGCATACAGTTCGAGTTAGCCGACGACTGGACCGAACTCGAAGCCAGCAGAGCACTGCTCTACCGCACAGCATGGATGATCAACGAACGATACAAAGGCAAAATGTCACCACTCGAAGTAGTCAAATACATCTCAGCATGCAAACTGAAAATCCCACCGTTCGCAATGCACGCTGCGGAACACGCAATGGTTTGGATGGGAGCCTACGGCTACTCGCAGGAATGCCCCTTAGACATGGCGTGGCGCGGCGTAATGTCCTACGTCATCGGCGCAGAAGGAGCCTTGAATATTCAGCGCATAGTCATAGGCAGAGAACTACTCGGAAAAGAATTCATACCATACAAGTAGGCTTTCTCACACCTTTCTTTTTTCTTGTCATCGCAGTCAGCTTAGACACTAGACTTAAGTGGAAAAATCACATTCACCTTTGTGAAAGGGAAAGCATCAAACCTAGGAGCAGACCGCGTTGCCAGTGGACACAGTTCTCTACAACGCCAAAATCCCTATGAACGGAGACTTGGTTGAAGCAGGCATAGCCATCGACCACGATCGAATAGTCAAAATAGCCAAGAAAACGAATCTGCCCAAAGCATCCAAAAGCATTGATCTGAAAGGAAAAGTTGCACTCCCGGGACTCATCGATTCACATGTTCATCTCAGAGATCAAGAGATGGCATACCGAGAAGATTTTACGACCGGAACAAGCGCGGCAGCCGCCGGCGGCGTCACCACAGTCATAGACATGCCAAACAACCGCCCAATAACAATGAGCCCCGAGACTTTGACCGCGAGGATGCAACTTGCCGACACTCGCATACTCGTAAACGTGGCTTTCAACTCAGCGTTTCCAACACAACCGTCAGAGATTCCCCAAATCGTGGAAACTGGAGCAGTAGGATTCAAACTATACATGCTCCAGCAAATAGGCGGAGTCAACATCGATGACGACGACACACTCCTCAACGCATTCAAAACAACACGCAGAGCTAAAACCCTAGTTGCGGTTCACGCAGAAGACAAAACGATAATTGAGCAAGCCCAAAAGAAACTCAGAGAGCAAGGACGAAAAGATGTGGAAGCCTTTCTGCAAGCACACCCAACCGAGGCAGAGGAAAAGGCAACAAAAAGAGTCATAGAGCTATCTAAGAAATCAGACGCTCACGTGCACTTTTGCCACGTCAGCTCGCTGCTTGCCATGAAAGCTGTCATAGGCGCCAAAAAACTCGGATACAACGCGACCTGTGAAGTCACGCCGCATCACCTCCTGCTAACTTCTAAGCATTTGCGAAAGTATGGAAGGCTCGCTGTTGAGATACCACCGTTGAGGCGAAACAGCGACGTGGCTTATCTCTGGCGGCAATTACACAAAGGTTTAGTAGACACTATCGCTTCGGATCACGCGCCTCATTCGTTAGAGGAAAAAGAGGCAGAATCGGTTTGGGATGTGAAACCAGGCATCGCGGGCTTAGAAACCATGCTTCCGCTACTACTCACACAAGTAAACAGGAGACAACTGACTATACAGCAGCTTGTCCGCTTAACGTGCAGAAACCCAGCTGAGATATACCGCATCAAAGATCGAGGAACCTTAGCCGAGGGGTCATTTGCAGACATCATTGTCGTTGATCTCAAGAAAGAACATCACGTGGATGCATCAACTTTCCTTTCAAAAGCCAAGTTTTCGCCCTTCGATGGCTGGAAGGTTAAAGGAGCACCAGTAAAAACCTTTGTCAACGGGCAACTTGTCATGGACAAGGGTGAAATTGTGGCGAGACCAAGTTGCGGACAGGTCATTAGACGAGTAGTTTAAGATGACTGAAGCAAAGCCGCATGACGAGAGACCCCTTCTGAAATTCGTGACAGATGGTATGTTGGGGAAGTTGACCCGTTGGCTTCGCATGCTCGGGCATGACGTTGAATACGTCGGCTCTATAGATGACAAAGACCTAATGGCCAGGGCTAAGAAGGAAAGCCGAATTCTGCTAACACGCGATCTGGAGCTTTACAGACAGGCAATAACGAAAGGTGCCGAAGCATTTCTCATAGAAAGCCCAAACCAGACTGCAAGCTTGGCCAGCCTAGCAAGAAGATTCGGATTCAAACTTGAAGTTGACGCAAAGGTTTCTCGCTGCCCCAAATGCAACGGTGAGTTGTGTGTCGTCTCCAAATCCAACATCGCAGTGAAGATTCCAGCTACGACTTCCTCAAACTACGATGAGTTTTGGCAATGTCAGAACTGTGGACAAGTATTCTGGCGTGGCGCTCATTGGCAGAAAATAGAAAAAACTTTGGCTGAGGCTAAGAAGACTCTGGCAACACTAACCTGACAGCCCGGGTTTCTGCCTCAAGTACAAGTAGAGCATCACCGACGCGAATGCAGGAATATAGAAGATGCAGATTTCCAAGATAACATCGTTGAAAAATCGACCGACAAAAAATTGGATGAAGAACACGAAGGCTGCGGCGAGAACGACGATTATGGCGGCTGCACGCCAAGTCTTGAGTTCTTCTTTGCGTTGCAAGTTATTTCTTCTCAGAAAAAGGGAAAGTGCGTTATGCGGCTTTAGTGCAGCAACCACTTGAGCGGAATGTCTTGGTGTGTTCCATCGGGCAAGGTTCGGCGAAGGGTTATTGGAAGGACGCCTGTTTCAAGCTCTTTGATCGCGATATCAATGGGGTTGGATGCACCTTGAGAAGGCACAACCAAGACGGGAGCGCCCATAGCGATCTGGAGGGCTCTAGCTCCGACTATGCGAGCTCTCTCAAAGCGGGTTAGCTTAGGCGGGCCAACCCAGATTGCTTTGTCGTCGGTTGTGATGCTAGAACTCTCCAGCACCTTCAGCGCCCATGCCCATACCGCCCGGAGGTCCCTTTGGTGGCATTGGCGGCGTCTTCATCTTTCCAGATGCGATTATGTCGTCGATTTTCAGTATCATTGTGGCAGCTTCGGTTGCAGATTTGATTATCTGTTTCTTGACTGCTAAGGGTTCGAAGACTCCGACTTTCTCCATGTTCCGCGCCTTGCCTTCCAAAACGTCGACTCCAGCCCAGATTTCGCCTTTCTCATGTCGAGCCCGCAGCTCCGATATAATGTCAATCGGATCTAGTCCAGCGTTTTCTGAAAGCGTCAAGGGTATTGATTCCATTGCATCGGCATAAGATGTGACCGCAAGCTGCTCTCTTCCTGGCAATGTCTGCGCATAATCTCTCAGCGCTTTGGCAACTTCAAGTTCTGGAGAGCCTCCTCCAGCAACGACTTTAGGCTCTCGGACAACGTCTCGCGCTACGCATAGGGCGTCGTGTATGGATCGTTCGGCTTCTGCTACGATTCTTTCGGTTCCGCCTCTTATGAGGATAGCCACTGACTTCGGATTCTTGCAGCCTTCAATGAATGTCATTTTGTCGTCGCCGATCTTGCGCTCTTCAACTACCTCAGCGTAACCTAGGTCTTTCTCAGTCATGTCATCTAAGTTGGTGATTACTTTCCCACCTGTTGCTTTCGCCAGCTTCTCCATGTCAGACTTCTTGACTCGTCTCACCGCCAGAATCCCCTTTCGAGCTAGGAAGTGCTGAACGAGGTCGTCGATGCCCTTCTGCGCAACGATGACGTTTGCGCCTGTTTTGGCCACTTTTCCAACCATATCCTTTAGCATGGTCTCTTCTTGCTGTAGAAAAGCTTCCATTTGCTCTGGGCTTTCAATGTTGATTTTGGCGTCGAACTCGGTTTTCTCAATCTCCATTGCCGTGTCCAAAAGCGCGATTTTGGCTTTTTCGACGCGCTTGGGCATGCCTGGATGAACTACTTCCTTGTCTACAACTATGCCATTGATGAGTTTGGTTTCAGTCATGGATTCGCCGGGTTTTTTCTCAACCATTATGTCGTCGATGTCGACTTTGTAGTCCTTGTCGGCTTTCTCAGCGACGTGTAAGACTGCTTGTGAAGCGATGTCTGCCAGTTGTTCTTTGTGGTCGGCTACGAGTTTGCTTGCCATTGCTGTTACAGCTACTCTTTTCAACCATTGGCGGTCACTGGATTTGACGGGTATTGCTGTTTTTTCGAGAACCTCGAGGGCTTTTTCTGCTGCTTTTCGGTAGCCGTCTATGATGACGGTTGGGTGAACGTTTTTGTCGATAAGATCTTCCGCCTTGCCCAATAGTTCGCCTGCGATGATTACGGCGCTGGTTGTGCCGTCGCCTACTTCATCGTCTTGTGTTTTGGCCACTTCTACCATCATTTTGGCTGCGGGATGCTGAATGTCCATCTCGCTTAGGATGGTTCTTCCGTCGCTGGTTATTGTGACGTCGCCGAAGCTGTCGACGAGCATTTTGTCCATGCCTTTGGGTCCTAGAGCGCTTTTTACTGATTCAGCCACGATTTTGGCTGCCATTATGTTGGCGTGTTGGGCTTCTCTGCCTCTGGAGCGTGATGCGCCTTCCCGTAGTATTAGAACGGGTGTTCCAGCTAGTTCTGATGACAATGTCTAATTAATCCTCCTTAAACTTTCGAACAGTAGAAAACAACGTTCAGATATAAGTTTTTCTTTAGAATCATCGAGAAAAACGCTCAGGACTCCGTCGGGAACGATGCCCATGTGCATGTTTTAAATACTGTCTCTTTCAAATAGAGTGTCAGTGAGGAATGGAATATTGGCAAACTGCTCTAAATGTGGCGCGAAAGTCACTGAAGCGATGAGTTTCTGTCCGAACTGCGGGTCGCCTCTGAAGGCAGTGGCTCCACCGGCTCCAGCACCTGCTCCTGCGCCTGCTCCAGCTCCGCAGCCGAGGCGTGAGGAAAAGCAGGAGAAGCACGAGAAGCGTGAGAAAGGGGAGAAAGGTGAAAAGTCTGAGAAGGGCGAGAAGGGTGAAAAACATGAGAAGCAGGCTTATGGACCCATTGTGCCAATTATTGGTGGCGCGATTCTCGTGGTTTTAGGCTTGTTGTTCTACATTAACATGACTACGACCATAACACCTGTGATTTGGGCTTATTTCTTTGTGATAATAGGCATCGTTATCATTCTGGTAGCGATTTACGCAACGATGACGGCGTCGAGAAGGAATCCGCCGACCTAGATTAGCCAGCTCCACAGCAGTCTGTACAGTCTATGTTCGAGGAGAGTTAGGAAGGTTCGTCTTCCGAAGATGCGGAAGTAGTTTTTGCCCATTGATTCGATCATGTCGCCGATGTCGTATCGGGGAAACATGCATGATGAGATTATGAGTTTGCCCCATTCGCCTCTTTTCAGTTCGTGAAGCATTTTTGTGCCCTTGCTGGTTTCGACTTCGAAGTAGTATTTGTCATAGTTGGGTGAAATGTAGGGTAAGTCGTCGAGTTGCTGTGCGAAGACGCCTTCGGTGGCGCTGTAGATTTCCACAATTGGCACTTCGCCGAAATACTTTCGGAGCATTGGCGCGTAGCGGAACTGGATTTTTCTTACGCTGGTGCAGAATAGGGCGCGCAGGTTCCAGAGTTCGCGTGGCTTTTTTCCGTGTTTACGTTTGATGTACCGTGCCCATGAGAGAATTACGGGTGTGACGCCCATAGTTGCTACGATGTTTTCGGGCGAAGCTTTTTGGTATACAAGTTCAAATCTTCGTTCCCAGTCGTGTTTGGTTATGCCGGGTCCAAGCGCGTCGATGTCTTCCTGTCTTGGGGTGAGGCTGGCTTGGTTGAGCATTGGGTTTAGTCGGGCGTAGGTTCCTGAGCTGTAGCCGTAGGAGACTGTTTGCCCCGCTGAGTCGATGGTTGCCACAGCTGATGGGAAGTTGAGATTCAAGATTTTGCCGGTTAGGATTGCGGTGTCGTTTTTTCTTATGGCGTAGTTGATGAAGGCTCTGGCTCCGCATGACAGGATGAGTTCGAGGTGAGTTTGGGTGGCTGGCAGCACTTTGGATCGTCCAGTTGAGCCTCTGGTCATGACCCAAGTTAAGGGTGGTTCCGGCAAGATTACGCGGTAGTCGGCGCTTCGAACGCTTTCCAGATATGGACTTAGTCCTTTGTAGTCGATTGTTGGGAAGTGTTTTCTGAAGTCTTCCGTGCTTGATAGTTTGTCTGCGCCTCTGCTGATTCCATACTGCGTTGTCTCGTATCGTTTAAGTAAGTCTAAGAGTGTTTGTTGTTGTGATTCTGCTGGGTTTTTGAGTGATTCGTACCACGGCGTGACTATGCCCTTTAGAAATTCCATGTTCGTTTTTTCCTGAGGCGCGTTGACAATCCATCATATGGCTTGTTGTTTGGTTTTATAGGTTTCTGGTTCAGGTTTTGGGAAAGATTTATGAACGGTTGTTTGAATGCTTAGAGTCTACGTTCAGAGGAATCGAGCATGGTCAGGATAATCGTGTGCGTGAAACAAGCGATAGACGTGTCTCAGATTAAGGTGGATACGGCTACGCGGCGTTTGATAACTGTTGATGCGCCTAAGAAAATCAGCGACTTCGACAAGAATGCGTTGGAGGAGGCTGTTCGGTTGAAGGAGAAGTTGGGCGGCGAAGTCGTGACTGTGACTCTTGGACCTGAGGATGCCAAGACCACTGTTCGTGAGGCGTTGGCTATGGGCGCTGACAAAGCCTATGTCGTGAGTGATCCGATGTTTGAGGGTGGCGACACGATGGCGACTAGTTACGTGTTGGCTGAGGCGGTGAAGAAGATTGGGCAGTTTGATCTTGTTTTGTGTGGTGAGGCTTCGGTTGATAGTTTTTCTGCGCAGGTTGGTCCGCGTTTGGCGGATCGCTTAGGTCTCCCGGTTGTAATGTATGTGAAGAAGCTCACGTTGGAAGGCGACACTGTAACGGTTGAACGGAACCTTGAGGACAGTTATGAAACGATCAAGGCAAAGACGCCTGTTCTGTTAGCGGTGACGAAGGAGTTGAATGAGCCTCGCATTCCGTCGTTGATGGCGATTATGAAGGCGTCCAGGAAGGAGGTTGTTCTGTGGAAAGCCACTGACTTGAATGTTCAAGCGGAGAAGGTAGGTCAGGCGGGTTCGGCGATCAAGATTGTGTCTGTTTTGGCGCCTAAAGTGGAGCGCAAGAAAACTGTGATTAAAGGTGAAACTGCGGCTGAGACTGCTGAGAAGTTGGCTAAGGCGCTTATTCAAGATGGTGTGGTTAAGCAGGTGAAGGCGTGATGAGCGAGTTTCATGGTGTTTGGGTTTATTCAGAAAACATGAATTTGATGTTGGAGATGTTGACGAAGGCCACTGAGCTGGCGGCTAAGTTGAAGACTGAAGCAGGCGCGTTACTTATTGGTCATGATGTTAGAGCGCAGGCAACTCAGCTCGTGAATTCTGGTGCTGACAAGGTGTTTGTGGTCGACCACGCTGCGCTTAAGGTTTTCAATTCTGAGACGTATCTGAGTGCGCTGACTACGGCTGTAAAGGAACGGAAGCCTGAGATCATTCTGTTCGGATCGACACGTAAGGGCAAGGAGCTGGCTGCAAGGTTGGCTACTCGACTTGAAACGGGTTGCGTGCCAGACTGCACTAACGTGAGTGTGGATGAGCAGGGTAGTTTGGTTAGCGAGCGAGTGGTTTATGGTGGTAACGGCTCGGCTACGCATGTGTTTCTGACTAAGCCAGCGATCGCGTGCGTGCCTCCGCGAACTTTCGAGAAGCATGCGCCGACGGACAAGAAGGGTGAGATCGTGGATGTGAGTGTTTCGCAGTTTGATGCGCCGCGAACGGAGACGGTTGAGGTGAAGCCTTTGGAGGCTGGTGGTGGCAAGCTTGAGGAAGCTAAAGTGGTCATCGTTGGTGGTCGTGGTATTGAGAAGAAGGAGGATTTCAGAATACTGGAAAGCTTGAGCTATGCTTTGGGTGGGCAAGTGGGTTATACTAGGCCGTTGGCTGAGGATCGCAAGTGGTTTAAGGGCGATTGGATCGGCTTGTCTGGGATTAAGATCAAACCTGTGTTGTACATTGGCGCGGGTATTTCTGGGGTTATTCAGCATGTGGCGGGGATTAGGGATTCACAGGTTATTGTGGCTATTAACAAGGATGAGCAGGCGCCGATTTTTGAAATGGCGGATTACATTGTCGTGGGCGACTTGTACGAGATCATTCCCGCTTTAGAAGCGGCGTTGAAGAAGCTGTTACCTCAGAGCTGACTGTGGTTCCGGGCTGAGCCGATTACATATTGAAGCTGCATGGATGTCAATGTTGGTTATGTCCTAGTCTTATCGTCATGATCCACGC from Candidatus Bathyarchaeia archaeon includes:
- the gmd gene encoding GDP-mannose 4,6-dehydratase gives rise to the protein MKKALITGITGQDGSYLAELLLSKGYEVHGIIRRASTFNTSRIEHIYTDPHDLQARLFLHYGDLSDSEQISNIIYNTKPDEVYHLGAQSHVRVSFDIPEYTGNVTAVGTTRILEAIKRSGNSIKLYQASSSEMFGDSPPPQNEETPFKPRSPYAIAKLYAYWMTANYREGHKLFACNGVLFNHESPRRGETFVTRKITRAIANILARRQKILYLGNLEAKRDWGYAPEYVETMWKILQLDKPQDFVVGTGEAHSVREFAEKAFAYAGLDYEKHVEIDPRYFRPTETEELLADPKKAREKLDWKPKIKFDNLTKIMVDADMRKVGLEPHGEGDRVLERIFSNRWWKVD
- a CDS encoding GDP-L-fucose synthase encodes the protein MEFWSNKNILVTGGAGFLGSFIVEKLIRERNVTPQRIRVPRSKHVDLRKWENCMKAVDGMDIVIHLAARVGGIGFNKKYPATLFFDNAMIGIQLMEAARQAGVKKFVANGTVCAYPKYTPIPFREENLWGGYPEETNAPYGIAKKILLVQAQAYREQYGFNAIYLLPVNLYGPKDSFDPERSHVIPALIKKMVDAIGQGKEEIVVWGTGKASREFLYVEDAAEGILLATEKYNKPDPVNLGSGKEITIKQLVSLIAELTGYTGKITWDTSKPDGQPRRSLETSKAREEFGFEAKTDFKEGLRRTIEWYKSIHTHSPFPHAHDESMMKKHT
- a CDS encoding acyl-CoA dehydrogenase family protein; translation: MIDFSYTEEQQLFRKAVHEWSMKHLNLEAVRKMDKTGQMPQGLVKEMADLGLLIMTAPEEHGGTGADWITTCIAAEELGYADISCAIPVFWLVQSSWGYVVDKYASEDVRNAVIRPAIKGDAFIGIATTESGGGSDVAGFKSVAKKDGDNWIINGEKMYISGTEEVQKLGGGYWITARTSPAPPGAPHKGLTGFYIPINAPGVEVTKRFDDVGRMGISTGGFSMKNVKIPDTYRLSKEDEGFYPTMEGFDLARILIGAVCVGVAQRVLEIGMDYIKQRKAFGSPIGKFEGIQFELADDWTELEASRALLYRTAWMINERYKGKMSPLEVVKYISACKLKIPPFAMHAAEHAMVWMGAYGYSQECPLDMAWRGVMSYVIGAEGALNIQRIVIGRELLGKEFIPYK
- a CDS encoding dihydroorotase family protein, with amino-acid sequence MDTVLYNAKIPMNGDLVEAGIAIDHDRIVKIAKKTNLPKASKSIDLKGKVALPGLIDSHVHLRDQEMAYREDFTTGTSAAAAGGVTTVIDMPNNRPITMSPETLTARMQLADTRILVNVAFNSAFPTQPSEIPQIVETGAVGFKLYMLQQIGGVNIDDDDTLLNAFKTTRRAKTLVAVHAEDKTIIEQAQKKLREQGRKDVEAFLQAHPTEAEEKATKRVIELSKKSDAHVHFCHVSSLLAMKAVIGAKKLGYNATCEVTPHHLLLTSKHLRKYGRLAVEIPPLRRNSDVAYLWRQLHKGLVDTIASDHAPHSLEEKEAESVWDVKPGIAGLETMLPLLLTQVNRRQLTIQQLVRLTCRNPAEIYRIKDRGTLAEGSFADIIVVDLKKEHHVDASTFLSKAKFSPFDGWKVKGAPVKTFVNGQLVMDKGEIVARPSCGQVIRRVV
- a CDS encoding Mut7-C RNAse domain-containing protein codes for the protein MTEAKPHDERPLLKFVTDGMLGKLTRWLRMLGHDVEYVGSIDDKDLMARAKKESRILLTRDLELYRQAITKGAEAFLIESPNQTASLASLARRFGFKLEVDAKVSRCPKCNGELCVVSKSNIAVKIPATTSSNYDEFWQCQNCGQVFWRGAHWQKIEKTLAEAKKTLATLT
- a CDS encoding DNA-directed RNA polymerase subunit K — translated: MLESSSITTDDKAIWVGPPKLTRFERARIVGARALQIAMGAPVLVVPSQGASNPIDIAIKELETGVLPITLRRTLPDGTHQDIPLKWLLH
- the thsB gene encoding thermosome subunit beta; its protein translation is MSSELAGTPVLILREGASRSRGREAQHANIMAAKIVAESVKSALGPKGMDKMLVDSFGDVTITSDGRTILSEMDIQHPAAKMMVEVAKTQDDEVGDGTTSAVIIAGELLGKAEDLIDKNVHPTVIIDGYRKAAEKALEVLEKTAIPVKSSDRQWLKRVAVTAMASKLVADHKEQLADIASQAVLHVAEKADKDYKVDIDDIMVEKKPGESMTETKLINGIVVDKEVVHPGMPKRVEKAKIALLDTAMEIEKTEFDAKINIESPEQMEAFLQQEETMLKDMVGKVAKTGANVIVAQKGIDDLVQHFLARKGILAVRRVKKSDMEKLAKATGGKVITNLDDMTEKDLGYAEVVEERKIGDDKMTFIEGCKNPKSVAILIRGGTERIVAEAERSIHDALCVARDVVREPKVVAGGGSPELEVAKALRDYAQTLPGREQLAVTSYADAMESIPLTLSENAGLDPIDIISELRARHEKGEIWAGVDVLEGKARNMEKVGVFEPLAVKKQIIKSATEAATMILKIDDIIASGKMKTPPMPPKGPPGGMGMGAEGAGEF
- a CDS encoding zinc ribbon domain-containing protein yields the protein MRNGILANCSKCGAKVTEAMSFCPNCGSPLKAVAPPAPAPAPAPAPAPQPRREEKQEKHEKREKGEKGEKSEKGEKGEKHEKQAYGPIVPIIGGAILVVLGLLFYINMTTTITPVIWAYFFVIIGIVIILVAIYATMTASRRNPPT
- a CDS encoding GH3 auxin-responsive promoter family protein; the encoded protein is MEFLKGIVTPWYESLKNPAESQQQTLLDLLKRYETTQYGISRGADKLSSTEDFRKHFPTIDYKGLSPYLESVRSADYRVILPEPPLTWVMTRGSTGRSKVLPATQTHLELILSCGARAFINYAIRKNDTAILTGKILNLNFPSAVATIDSAGQTVSYGYSSGTYARLNPMLNQASLTPRQEDIDALGPGITKHDWERRFELVYQKASPENIVATMGVTPVILSWARYIKRKHGKKPRELWNLRALFCTSVRKIQFRYAPMLRKYFGEVPIVEIYSATEGVFAQQLDDLPYISPNYDKYYFEVETSKGTKMLHELKRGEWGKLIISSCMFPRYDIGDMIESMGKNYFRIFGRRTFLTLLEHRLYRLLWSWLI